The genomic DNA CAGCGCGGCAGGCCAGTCCTGGCGCAGGTCGACGCCGATGGCGCGCCGCTGCGCCGTCGGCTGCGCACCGAGCTGGGACAACGTGTCGGTCTTGAAGTCGATCACCTGCGGCTGGTCCAACTCGTAGACCGTGGTGCCGCCGAGCCAGGGCAGCCGGTAGGCGCGGGAGTCCAGCCCGGCGGCCAGGATCACCGCCTGCCGGATCCCGGCGTCGCCGGCGGAACGGAAGTAGTCGTCGAAGAACTTGGTACGCAAGGCCATTGCGTCGATCATCTGCTCGGCGCGTTCCGGGGTGAAGTCGGGGAACTGCGTGAGGTCCATCTGTCCGTCGACCATCCTGGTGGAGAAGTCGATCCCGACCGCACGCACCAGGGGAGCGGCCCACGGGTCATCGATGAACCGGCCGGCCTGGGTGGCCAGCGCCCGCGCGGCCGCCACCATGGTCGCGGTGGTGCCCACGCTGGACGCGGGATCCCAGGAGTCGTCTTCGGTACGTGCCATGCGCCTACTCTAGGGCAGCGGTCAGATATCCCGAGTCGCCGCCGAGGAACGCCGAGAGATCATCGGTCGGCAACTCAAAACCGTTGGCGGCGAACGCGTCCGCAGCCCGCAACGTCCGCGTCTGCCAGCCCAGCCCCTGCAGGTAGGCGCCCGCGGAGTTGCGCTGCCCCTGGTAGAACAGCTCGGAGAGCCGGATGTCGGAGCCGGCCTGCTGTGAGCGTTGATCGATCTTCTGCGCCCAGTCCGCCGGCAGCGCATCCATGTCCATGTGTTCGGTGGCCAGTCGGCTGCCCGGGGCCGAGAGCGCGGTGATGTGGTCGAACAGCGTGTCCTGGGCATCTGGCGGCAGGTAGATCAGCAGGCCTTCGGCGATCCACGCCGTCGGCCGCGACGGATCAAAACCGGCCTGCCTCAGCGCCGTGGGCCAGTCGTCGCGCAGGTCGATCCCGACGGTACGACGGTCCGCCGACGGGGTGGCGCCCAACGCGGCCAAGGTGCGCGTCTTGAAGTCGATGACCTCCGGCTGGTCCACCTCGAAGACCGTGGTCCCGGCCGGCCACGTCAGGCGGTAGGCCCTGGTGTCCAACCCGGATGCCAAGATCACCGCCTGGGTCAGGCCCGAGTCGATGAGGAAGTCGTCGAAGAACCGGGTGCGCACCACCATCTGCTCGATCATGGTCTGGCGGCTCATCAGCGGGTCGTCCTCGGTCAAGACGCCGCCGTCGATCATCGCGATGAACTGCTCCACCCCGACGGCCCGCACCAGCGGGTCAGCCCAGGGATCCTCGAGCAGAGCGTCGGGACCCTGTGAGGCCATCGCCCGGCCGGCGGCCACCGCGGTGGCGGTGGCGCCCACGCTGGAGGCCAGATCCCAGGTGTCGGAGTCGGTTCGTGTCATGGTCAATCCTTCCTGGTGGCGATCACGGACAGTGAGTTGCGCAGCGGGGCCAAGGTGTCGGAGGTGGGAAAGGCCCGCCCGTACGAGGCGAACACCTCGGGGCGTGACCGCGCGGTGACGTCCCACCCGCGGGTGCTGAGGTAGTCGACGACGGAGTTGCGCTCACCGCCGTAGGACAGGTCGGCGAAGTCGAGGTCGAAACCCTGCGATCCCCACTGCTCCCGGATCGCTGCCGCCCGTTGCCCGATGGCCGCGCCGGCATCGGGGTGGTACTCGGTGGCCAGCCGGCTGCCCGGGGCCGAGAGTGCGGTGAGGTGATCAAACAGCCGGTCCTGCGCCTGTGGCGGCAGATAGATCAGTAGTCCCTCGGCGCTCCACGCGGTGGGCAGGGAGTCGTCGAACCCGGCGGCGCGCAGCGCGGCGGGCCAGTCGTCGCGCAGGTCCACCGCCACCGTCCGGCGGTCCACCGTGGGTTCGGCACCCAACCCGGCCAGGGTCGTGGACTTGAAATCGATCACCTGGGGCTGGTCGATCTCGTAGACCACGGCGCCCGCGGGCCAGGCCAGGCGGTACGCCCGCGAATCGAGACCGGAGGCCAGGATGACGGCCTGCGGCAGGTCGGCGGAGACGAAGAAGTCGTCGAAGAACCGGGTGCGCACCGCCATGACGGTGGTCATGGCGGTCGCCGCCTCGGCGGCCTCCTCCGGAACCTCGAGGGCGCGATCGACCATCTTGGTGAAGAAGTCCACCCCGACGGCGCGCACCAGCGGTGCGGCGTAGGGGTCGTCGATCAGCGGATCGGGTTCGGTGCTGGCCAGCGCGCGGGCGGCGGCCACCATGGTGGCCGTCGCGCCGACGCTGGAGGCCAGATCCCAGGAGTCGGTGTCCGTGCGCCCGGCCGGAGTGCTCATCGTTGTGCGGTGATGTACACGACGTCGCCGAAGCCGACCTCGTCGTCCTCCACCGGGGTCAGGCCGGCCGCGCGGATCAGTTCCTCGGCCTTGCGCGCCTCGACCTGCCAGCCGTGCTCACGCAGGTAGCCGGCGGCCTCGGCACGCTCGCCCAGGAAGGTCAGCTCGGAGAAGTCGAGATCAAAGCCGTGGTCCTGCCACCGCGAGGTCACCGACTGCATCCGTTCGCGGGCGGCCTCCTGATCCGCGGCGCTGATGACCGGCACGCCCTCGACGGCCAGCCGGCTGCCCGCCGGGCTCAGCTCGGCGATCTGGTCCAGCAGACGGTCCTGGGCCTCTGGCGGCAGGTAGCCCAGTAGTCCTTCGGCGATCCAGGCGATGGGGGCCGAGGTGTCCAGCCCCGCCTCGCGCAGGGCCGTCGGCCAGTCGTCGCGCAGGTCGATCGCGACCGTCTTGTGCTCGGCGGTCGGCGTGGCACCCAGATCGGCCAGCGCCTGGGTCTTGAACGCGATCACCTCGGGCTGGTCGATCTCGAAGACGGTGGTGCCGGCCGGCCACTGCAGGCGGTAGGCGCGGGCGTCCAGGCCGGCGGCCAGGATCACGGCCTGGCGGATGCCGGCGTCGGTGGCGGCGCGGAAGAAGTCGTCGAAGAAGCGGGTGCGGGCGGCCATGCCGTCGGCAAAGCGCTGGACGCTCACCGGGGCGGAGCCGGAATCCAGGTCCGCTGCAGTCAGCTCGCCGGTGGCGAGTTTGGTGAAGAAGTCGACTCCGACCGCGCGCACCAGTGGTTCGGCGAACGGGTCGTTGATCACGGCGTCGGGGGAGTTGGTGGCCATGGCGCGCGCGGCGGCCACCATGGTGGCGGTGGCGCCGACGCTCGAGGCGAGGTCCCAGGTGTCGTTGTCGGTGCGCGGCATGAGCGTGAGTTCCTTCCCGAAGGTTAGTTAGCTGAGCTATAGACCACCCTACGCCGGGAAGGCTGGTAACCGACTGAGAGCAGTAGATGCGGTCGATGAGGGGCCCGGCTGTTACTCTCGTACACTGATTTGACGCGCGAGGCCGCTGGCTGTGGTTACCCCTCTGGCCTGCCGGTACTCGCAGCAAGACCCAGG from Mycolicibacterium tokaiense includes the following:
- a CDS encoding class I SAM-dependent methyltransferase, which codes for MPRTDNDTWDLASSVGATATMVAAARAMATNSPDAVINDPFAEPLVRAVGVDFFTKLATGELTAADLDSGSAPVSVQRFADGMAARTRFFDDFFRAATDAGIRQAVILAAGLDARAYRLQWPAGTTVFEIDQPEVIAFKTQALADLGATPTAEHKTVAIDLRDDWPTALREAGLDTSAPIAWIAEGLLGYLPPEAQDRLLDQIAELSPAGSRLAVEGVPVISAADQEAARERMQSVTSRWQDHGFDLDFSELTFLGERAEAAGYLREHGWQVEARKAEELIRAAGLTPVEDDEVGFGDVVYITAQR
- a CDS encoding SAM-dependent methyltransferase; protein product: MTRTDSDTWDLASSVGATATAVAAGRAMASQGPDALLEDPWADPLVRAVGVEQFIAMIDGGVLTEDDPLMSRQTMIEQMVVRTRFFDDFLIDSGLTQAVILASGLDTRAYRLTWPAGTTVFEVDQPEVIDFKTRTLAALGATPSADRRTVGIDLRDDWPTALRQAGFDPSRPTAWIAEGLLIYLPPDAQDTLFDHITALSAPGSRLATEHMDMDALPADWAQKIDQRSQQAGSDIRLSELFYQGQRNSAGAYLQGLGWQTRTLRAADAFAANGFELPTDDLSAFLGGDSGYLTAALE
- a CDS encoding class I SAM-dependent methyltransferase; protein product: MSTPAGRTDTDSWDLASSVGATATMVAAARALASTEPDPLIDDPYAAPLVRAVGVDFFTKMVDRALEVPEEAAEAATAMTTVMAVRTRFFDDFFVSADLPQAVILASGLDSRAYRLAWPAGAVVYEIDQPQVIDFKSTTLAGLGAEPTVDRRTVAVDLRDDWPAALRAAGFDDSLPTAWSAEGLLIYLPPQAQDRLFDHLTALSAPGSRLATEYHPDAGAAIGQRAAAIREQWGSQGFDLDFADLSYGGERNSVVDYLSTRGWDVTARSRPEVFASYGRAFPTSDTLAPLRNSLSVIATRKD
- a CDS encoding SAM-dependent methyltransferase produces the protein MARTEDDSWDPASSVGTTATMVAAARALATQAGRFIDDPWAAPLVRAVGIDFSTRMVDGQMDLTQFPDFTPERAEQMIDAMALRTKFFDDYFRSAGDAGIRQAVILAAGLDSRAYRLPWLGGTTVYELDQPQVIDFKTDTLSQLGAQPTAQRRAIGVDLRQDWPAALRAAGWDAAQPTAWCAEGLLIYLPPEAQDRLFDTIIDLSAPASMVATEFAPGIVDLDTDRVSAASAAFADQGLDLDMAALVYRGHRHSAADYLGDRGWQVDTVPNSELFRRNGLRPPTLDENDPLGDIVYVSAVRPA